The proteins below are encoded in one region of Odocoileus virginianus isolate 20LAN1187 ecotype Illinois chromosome 18, Ovbor_1.2, whole genome shotgun sequence:
- the LOC110147474 gene encoding olfactory receptor 13C7-like has product MDRSNQTSPLVRFILLGLSAHPKLEKTFFVLILLTYLVILLGNGLLILVTILDPCLHTPMYFFLGNLSFLDICYTTSSVPLILDSFLTPRKTIPFSACAVQMFLSFAMGATECVLLGMMTFDRYVAICNPLRYPEVMSKAVYVPMAAGSWAAGSTSAVVQTSLAMQLPFCGNNVINHFTCEILAVLKLACADISINIISMVMANVILLGIPVLFIFFSYVFIIATILKTPSAEGRKKAFSTCSAHLTVVFIFYGTILFMYGKPKSKDPLGADKQDLADKIISLFYGVVTPMLNPIIYSLRNTDVKAAVRNLVSQKRFTW; this is encoded by the coding sequence ATGGACAGGTCCAATCAGACCTCCCCCCTGGTGAGGTTCATTCTCCTGGGCCTCTCAGCCCACCCAAAGCTGGAGAAAACGTTCTTTGTGCTCATCCTGCTCACGTACCTGGTGATCCTGCTGGGCAATGGGCTCCTCATCCTGGTGACCATCCTTGACCCCTGCCTGCACacgcccatgtacttcttcctggggAACCTCTCCTTCCTGGACATCTGCTACACAACCTCCTCAGTGCCCCTCATCCTCGACAGCTTCCTGACCCCCAGGAAAACCATCCCCTTCTCAGCCTGTGCTGTGCAGATGTTCCTCTCCTTTGCTATGGGAGCTACTGAGTGTGTGCTTCTGGGCATGATGACGTTtgatcgctatgtggccatctgcaaccCTCTAAGGTACCCTGAGGTCATGAGCAAGGCTGTCTATGTGCCCATGGCTGCTGGCTCCTGGGCAGCTGGAAGCACCAGTGCCGTTGTGCAGACATCCCTAGCAATGCAACTGCCCTTCTGTGGGAACAACGTCATTAACCACTTCACCTGTGAGATCCTGGCTGTCCTGAAGTTGGCCTGTGCTGACATCTCCATCAATATAATCAGTATGGTGATGGCCAATGTGATCCTCCTGGGCATCCCAGTTCTGTTCATCTTTTTCTCCTATGTGTTCATTATTGCTACCATTTTGAAGACCCCCTCAGCTGAGGGGAGGAAAAAGGCCTTCTCCACATGCTCTGCCCACCTCACAGTGGTGTTCATCTTCTACGGGACCATCCTCTTCATGTATGGGAAGCCCAAATCCAAGGACCCCCTGGGGGCAGACAAACAGGACCTTGCAGACAAGATCATCTCCCTCTTCTATGGGGTGGTGACCCCTATGCTCAACCCCatcatctacagcctgaggaacacGGATGTGAAGGCTGCTGTGAGGAACCTGGTGAGTCAGAAACGCTTCACCTGGTGA
- the LOC110147475 gene encoding olfactory receptor 2S2, with translation MEKPNQTSLLAEFILLGLSAHPKLEKTLFVLILLTYLVILLGNGLLILVTILDSRLHTPMYFFLGNLSFLDICYTTSSVPLVLDGFLTPQKTISFSACAIQMFLSFSMAGTECVLLSMMAFDRYVAICNPLRYPVVMSRAVYVPMAAGSWALGGVASLVHTSLAIQLPFCGANVINHFACEILAVLKLACADISINVISMGVTNVIFLGVPVLFISVSYVFIIATILRIPSAEGRKKAFSTCSAHLTVVIIFYGTLFFMYGKPKSKDSQGADKEDLADKLIPLFYGVVTPMLNPIIYSLRNKDVKAAVRSLVSQKCFSR, from the coding sequence ATGGAAAAACCTAATCAGACCTCCCTGCTGGCGGAGTTCATTCTCCTGGGCCTCTCAGCCCACCCAAAGCTGGAGAAAACACTCTTTGTCCTCATCCTGCTCACGTACCTGGTGATCCTGCTGGGCAATGGGCTCCTCATCCTGGTGACCATCCTTGACTCCCGCCTGCACacgcccatgtacttcttcctggggAACCTCTCCTTTCTGGACATCTGCTACACAACCTCCTCAGTCCCTCTGGTCCTGGATGGCTTCCTGACCCCCCAGAAGACCATCTCCTTCTCAGCCTGTGCCATACAGATGTTCCTCTCCTTCTCCATGGCGGGAACAGAGTGTGTGCTCCTGAGCATGATGGCGTTTGAtcgctacgtggccatctgcaaCCCCCTGAGGTACCCCGTGGTCATGAGCAGGGCTGTCTATGTGCCCATGGCTGCTGGCTCCTGGGCTCTTGGTGGGGTTGCTTCTCTGGTTCACACATCCTTGGCAATTCAGCTGCCCTTCTGCGGGGCCAATGTCATCAACCACTTCGCCTGTGAGATCCTGGCTGTCCTGAAGTTGGCTTGTGCTGACATCTCCATCAATGTGATCAGTATGGGGGTGACCAATGTGATCTTCCTGGGGGTCCCGGTTCTGTTCAtctctgtctcttatgtcttcatCATTGCTACCATCCTGAGGATCCCCTCAGCTGAGGGGAGGAAaaaggccttctccacctgctctgCTCACCTCACTGTGGTGATAATATTCTATGGGACCTTATTTTTCATGTATGGAAAGCCCAAGTCTAAGGACTCTCAGGGAGCAGACAAAGAGGACCTTGCAGACAAGCTCATCCCCCTCTTCTACGGGGTGGTGACGCCCATGCTCAACCCCATCATCTACAGCCTCAGGAACAAGGATGTGAAGGCTGCtgtgaggagcctggtgagtcaGAAATGCTTTAGCAGATGA